GCCGCCCTCGAGGCCGCGGCCGAGGCGACGCAGCGCTGGCGGAAGCGGATGCTCGAGTTCTGGGAGCCGGAGGTCGCGACCGAGGGCGTCGTCTTCCTCCCGGAGATCTTCCGCCTCGACTGAGCCCGCCTCACGAGGGCCGGCGGTTCACCTCCACGGTGTGGCCCATCCGCCGGAGCAGCGCGCGCGAGCCCTCGGTGATCTGCGCGAGCAGGGCGTCCTCGTCGAGACCCGGGAATTCCCCGCGGTCGAGGATGACGCGGCCGTCGATGATGACCGTGCTCAGGGACTTCGAGCCCGCCGAGTACATGAGGTTCCGGACGAGGTCGGTGATCGGCAGCAGTTCCGGCCGGCGGAGCGTGTGGATCACGATGTCGGCGCGCTTGCCGGCCTCAAGCGAGCCGATCTGAGCCTCCAGGCCGACCGCTTGTGCCCCGCCACGGGTCGCCATCGAGAGGACATCCTCGGCCAGGAGGTAGGTGCGGTCCTGGTGCGCCTCCCGGGCCGTGAGGAGCGCCAGGTTGGCTTGGCGAAACAGGTCGAAGTCATTCGACCAGTTCGCCGAGTCCGATCCGAGGGCCACGTTCACACCCCGGCGCCAGAGTTCCGCGTGGCGCCCGTGGATCGTCCCCCCGTGCCCCCACATCATCGAGCCAGCTGGGGCCCAGGCAAGGTTGGCTCCGCTCCCGACCAGCACGTCGCACTCGGCGTCCGTGAGGTAGTTGGCGTGCGAGAGCGTGAGGTTGCGGTCAAGGATCCCGATCTCCGCGAAATGCAGGAGCGGATCCTTCCCGTAGCGCACCCGGTCGGCCTCCGTGTCGGCGGGACTATAGGCGTGGTGCATGTTCAGGACCACTCCCGCCGCGTCCGCCTGCCGCTTCGCCTCGAGGAGGAGCTCCTCGCTCGCTGTTCCGAGTCCGAGCAGCGCGACGTGGCCGGTGACGAGCGCGTCGGGATCGGCGTTGCGACGCAGCTCGTGGCCCAGATGTGCGAGCGCCTCATCGAGGTTTCGGGGCGCTCGGTCGATGGCGCCCTTGACCCGAACCGGCCCCTGGTCGGGCGTCTCCTTACCCTGCGCGAGGCCAGCGGGCCGGTCCCAGATGAACGGGTCCCCCAGGAGGGCACGGATGCCGACTTCCCGGGCCGCGCGGGCAGCAGCGTCGGGCTCCAGGACGGTCCCGGCTTCCATGAAGCAGGTCGTGCCGTTGCGGACCATCTCGAGCGAGGCGAGCAGGACCCCGAGGTACTCCTCCTCATCGTTCACCGTGTTGTAGAAGACGCGCTCGATCGCGTCGAAGACCTCGTCCTCGGGGATGTGGTCCGGAATGACGCCGCGATAGGTCTGGAACGAGGCGTGCATGTGGGTCTCCACCAAGCCCGGATGGACCGGGGCGCCGCCCGCGTCGATCGTCCGCGCCGGCGCGTACCGCGCTGCGAGCTCCCCGTCCTTCCCGACCTCCACGATCCGTCGGCCGACGACGGCGATCGCGCCATCGGGGACGATGCGGCGCGTGGCGTCCAGCGTCAGGACGTGGCCATGGCGGATCAGGAGATCGACCGATCGAGGATTCACGCCCCTACCTCCTTGCCCATGTCCGCGAACTCGTCGACGATCCGCTCATAGAGGTCCACGGCGCGCTCGACCTCGCGGAGATCGACCCACTCGTCGGCGCTGTGCGCCTGGTCGATGGATCCCGGGCCCAGCACGACGCACGGGATCCCGCCGATCCCCGCCAGGTTTGCCGCGTCGGTCCCGAACGGCACGCCGCGGGCCCGCTCCGGACGGCCGAGGACCTCGCCCGCCGCCCGTTCGGTGGCCCGCACGAGCGGGTGATCCGACCGCATGTCAAGACCCAGCTGTGCGGCCGTCGGCTCTTCCCGCACGATGTCGTCGCCGTTGGCCCGGAGCGTGTCGAGTAGCGCATCGATCTCGCGCAGCGCCGCACCGGGGTCCTCGCCTGGGGCCAACCGACGGTCGACCTCGATCTCGCACCAATCGGGCACCAGGTTCACGGCACTCCCGCCATGGATCACCGCGGGGGTCACGAGCGCCGGTCCACTGAGCGGATGCACCCGAGCCGCAAGGCGCGGTCCGAGGTCGTTCTCGATCGCGAGCACCACGCGAGCCG
The sequence above is drawn from the Chloroflexota bacterium genome and encodes:
- a CDS encoding amidohydrolase family protein; translated protein: MNPRSVDLLIRHGHVLTLDATRRIVPDGAIAVVGRRIVEVGKDGELAARYAPARTIDAGGAPVHPGLVETHMHASFQTYRGVIPDHIPEDEVFDAIERVFYNTVNDEEEYLGVLLASLEMVRNGTTCFMEAGTVLEPDAAARAAREVGIRALLGDPFIWDRPAGLAQGKETPDQGPVRVKGAIDRAPRNLDEALAHLGHELRRNADPDALVTGHVALLGLGTASEELLLEAKRQADAAGVVLNMHHAYSPADTEADRVRYGKDPLLHFAEIGILDRNLTLSHANYLTDAECDVLVGSGANLAWAPAGSMMWGHGGTIHGRHAELWRRGVNVALGSDSANWSNDFDLFRQANLALLTAREAHQDRTYLLAEDVLSMATRGGAQAVGLEAQIGSLEAGKRADIVIHTLRRPELLPITDLVRNLMYSAGSKSLSTVIIDGRVILDRGEFPGLDEDALLAQITEGSRALLRRMGHTVEVNRRPS